One Streptomonospora salina genomic window, GATCGGCGTTCCCCGGTTCGCCCGTCACTCTCTCGGGCGCCGGTCCATCGGGCGGGGAGCCGGGCTCCGGTCCACGACACCGGGCGCGGTGGAGGGAGTCTGAGTGCTTACCGAAAGCACCGGCCGGATCCACGGCCGCAACGAAGCGGTCGAGGACCTCAGAAACCATATGAGACGCGCAGTCCCGGCGGAAAAGCGGCCCGGTCTGCTGCTGTACACCGGGACCGGCGGAAGCGGAAAGTCGGCCCTCCTCGGCAAGTTCGAGGATGAACTCCGTCAGATCGTTCCCTATGCGGCTTTCGATTTCGCCCGTGCCGGAAACGACTTCGGCCTCCCGGAGGTGCTTTCGGTTCTGGCGTTCCAACTGGGCCAGCGGTGCCCGGGGTACGGCCGCTTGCGGTTCCACCGGCTCGTGATGGGTCGGCTGGCGATGAAAGAGAAGGTCGACTTCACCGACCATGCGGGTGCGCGGCGCCACGTCCTCCACGTGCTGCGCAACTACCGCGGGAAAGGCCGGGTCTACGACGCCGTATGGGCGTTCACCCGCGAGAGCGCCGGCGGTCTGGCGGGGGCGGCCGGTCTCCCGGAGCCGCTGAAGTCCTCCGTCGGCGCGGTCGCGGCACGGGGAATCGACTTCATCGGATCCCGCGAATCGAGCGGTTCCTTCCTGCTGGGCGAGTCCTTCCGCTGGTACGAGCACCGCGGCCGGGGGGACACCGGAAAGCCGCTGGACTCCCTGGTCAAGCTCAGCGCCTACGCGGGAAATCTCGCCGACCCGGCGAAGCGCGAGTTCGTCGACACGACCCTGATCGAGGCGTTCCTGGCCGACCTCCGGGCGGCCTTCAGCCGCGGCCTGCGCGCCAAGCCGGGCATGTACGACTGCGTACTCCTGCTGGACAACATCGACAAGGAACTCGGCCAGGAATTCCGGTCCCGGTTCCTGGCGGCGGTCAAGAGGGAAGCCAACACCGCCCTGTCCCCGGCTCCGCTGGTGGTGGCGGCCACCAGCCGCAGGCCGAGCGTGGCGGAGACGAACGAGAGCCGGGTACGCGTGCACCCGCTGCGGGACCTCACCGCCGACGAAGCGGCCGACCTGGCACCCACCGCTATGCCCGGCGACGTCCACCGCAGGTTCCCCGGCCTGGTGCACCGCCTCACAGGCGGCCATCCGGGTGCGACGGCGCTGCTGTTCGAGACCGCGGCGGCCTGGCCGACGGCCGCCGAAGGCGGGTTGGCCAAGCTGCTGGCCCAGCAGCACCCCCGAGACGACGGTGACGGAAACGCGCAGGCGACCGTCGAGGAGCGCCTGCGGGACGACCTCGTGCGCGGCCTGTCCGGAGTCCCCGCAGCCGCGGACGTGGACCGCGGGATGCTGGCGACGCTGGCGGCCTTCGCCGCCGCGCGCAGCGACGAGGACGCCGCCTGGATCGTCTCCGAGTACCTCGGAGGCTCGCTGACCGGATTCATCGGAGCCGAGTCGCTGTGGCGGTCGTGCCTGTGGCACGAGGGCGCCACCACCGGCGACCGGGTGCTGCTGCGGCGACTGCTGTTGCGCTGGTCGTCCCAGCAGGGCGACGACCCCGTCCCGCGGCTGCGCGGCCGGCTGCGCGAGCGCTGCCGCACCGGCGGCGACACGGTCGGCGAGCTGTACCACGCCCTGGGCGCCGGCGACGTCGCCGCGTGCTCGCGCGGGCTGGCCGAGAAGCTGCCGGAGACGGGCGAGGAGACCGACTGGGTCGGGCTGCTGCACGCGGTCACCGCGGTACCGCGGGTGGCCGATGCGACCGGTCCGGCGCCGTCCGACCCGCAGACGGAACCGGCGGGCCGGGTGGGGGACACGTGCGACCACCTGGCCGCGGTCGCCCGCGTCGCCGTCGGCCTGTGGCGCGTCGGCGACCCCTTCACCGTCGACGGCCGCTGGTTCCTGCACAAGCGGATCGCCCGGGACCTACAGGAACTGGCCAACCACGCGGGCAACCCGATGGCCCTGTACCAGGAGGCCGAGCGACACGGCGAACTCGCTCGGGACTGGGAGGAGTAGCCGGCCGCACCCCCGTTCGGCGGACGGCAGAACCGAGGAGGATACGTGTCGCAGGAGAATTCGGCCGAGTCCACCGGAGACGACTCCGGCAACGAAGGAGCCATCCCGCGCCCATGGCCCGTGCGGCTCTGGGAGCAACGGCGCCGCATCCTGGCCTGGGGAGCGGCGGCCACGGCGCTCGTGCTCGTCGCGGGCGCCCTGTGGTGGGGCGTGCCCCGCCTGCGCTGCGGCGGGCTGGGCAACGGGGTCAGCCACGTCGACGGGGAATGCGTCGGAGTCACCGACGGCTCGTTCGTCTTCGCCGAGGAGGAGCTGGGGGAGGTCCAGCGCAACATCGACGCCGAGAACCGATGGGCCGCATCCCGGGCCGAGCAGACCGGCGTGCCGCTGGTCAAGGTCGCGCTGCTGGCGCCCCTGACCCCCGAACCCAACGGCGCGATCACCCCCGGCCAGGTGCGCAGCGCCTTGGAAGGCGCCTACGTGGCCCTGCGCCGGGCCAACCGCAGCGGGTTTCCGCGCGGCGACGATCCGCTGATCCAGCTCCGCCTCGCCAACGAGGGCAGCCGCCAAGCACAGTGGCGCACGACCGTGTCCCGAATCGAGGAGATGACCGAAGACGACGTCCCGCTGGTCGCGGTGCTGGGGCAGGCGCTGAGCACCACGCGCACGCGCCGGGCCGCCGAGCGGCTCTCGGACCGGGGGATCCCGATGGTCACCGGCGCCACCACGGCCGACGGCCTCGACCACGCCGAGATCCCCGGCCTGATCCGGGCGGCGCCCAGCAATACGGATTTCGCCGCGGCGCTGGACGGCTACGTCGACGGCCGCGACGACCTCGAAACGGCGGTAATGGTCTTCGACCGGGTCTCCGACGACCTGTTCGTCAACACGCTGCGCACGGCCTACGAGGAGAAACTCGGCGACCACATCGCCTTCCCCGACCAGCCGTTCTCGGGACGGGCGATCGCCGACGAAGGCACGAACGTCTTCTACCCCATCACCCAGAACATCTGCTCGGCCGAGCCGGACATGGTGTTCTTCGCCGGGCGGGCGACCGACATGCGGCTGTTCATCGACGCGCTGGCCAGCAGCGCGGGCGTGTGCACCGAGCCGCTGTCGGTGCTCTTCGCCGAGGTGGGCATGTATCCGTGGGACGACGAGGCCCTGGACACCCTGCACGACCGGGACATCACCATCCTCAACGCGTCGGGTTTCGACCCCCGCTGGGCCGAGGGCGGCGGGCAGGACCCGCCCGACGGGTTCGCCGCCTTCCGCGACCACTTCGGCGACCTGGTGGACCGCTCTCCCGAGGCGCTCGACAACGGTTACGCCGCGACCTATCACGACGCCATGGCGGTCACGGTGAACGCGATCCGCATCACCGACCCGCGGAACGAGGACGCTCCTCCGCCCGCGCCCCAGGACATCCGCGACCGGCTGCTGCTGCTCAACGAGCAGCACGACGTCCAGGGCGCGACCGGAACCCTGAGTTTCACCCAGGACCGCTCGGGCAACCCGGTGGGCAAGCACGTCCCGGTGGTGCCCGTCCCGTTCTCGGAGGAGGCCGGCGACAGCGCCACCTACGTCACCGGCTCGTAGCGCCCAGCGGCGGCGGGCCGCCCGGTTCCCGGAGTCCGGGCGGCCCCCGGCGGATTCCGCGCGCGGTACGTGGGGGTGATGCCCCGATTCTCCGGTAGCGCACAGTGATCGAGTGCTACCTTTCCGGTGAATCCGCGCGCGGCTCGCGCAGCGCGGCGGCTCCGGCCGCCCCCGACACCGGCGCACCGCCGGTCCCCTCGTTCCCACCGGACTTCCCGGCCGCGCCCCAGGATCCGGCCTCCTCGGAACACGGCACCGATCCGGGACGCCGGGCGGCGCCCGACCCGGCGGAACCCGGGCGACGACCCCCCGATACCCCAGCACTCCCAGAAGGAAGGTGAGGACGCCTGTGACACCGCACGCGACTCCGCACCGCGCGCCGCCCGGCTCCGCGGGCGGCGCGTTCCCCCCGCCGAAGCCGGTCTCCCTCTTCCGGTTCCTGATGCGGATCCTGGGCCTCGTCGCGGCCGGTGCGGCACTGGCGCTGGTCGCGTCCTCCGCCTGGTGGGCGGTGCCGGCCCTGCGGTGCGGCGGCCCCGTGGGCGCGATCCGGTCCGTGGACGGCCAGTGCGTCGGTGTCACCGACGGCTCCTTCGAGTTCTCGGACGACTTCGCCGGAATCCAGGACGACATCCGCGCCGAGAACGAGCGGGTCGCGCGGATGGTGGCCGAGGAGGGCGCCGCCGCCGTCAAGGTCGCCCTGCTGGCGCCGCTGACCCCCGTCGAGTCCGGGCCGATCTCGCCGGGTCAGGTCCGCAGCCTGCTCGAAGGCGCCTACGTCGGGGTGTACCGGGCCAACCGCACGAACGAGTTCGGAGACAAGAAGCCGCTCATCCAGCTCTACCTGGCCAACGAGGGCAGCCGGCAGCTCCAGTGGCGCTACCCCGTTTCCCGGATCGAGGACATGACCGACGACGACATCCCGCTCGTGGCGGTGATGGGCCAGGCCCTGAGCACGACGCGCACGCAGCAGGCGGCCGAGCGGCTCTCGGACCGGGGGATCGCCATGGTCACCGCCACAGCGACCGGGGACGGGCTCGACCACGGCGGCGTCCCCGGCCTGCTGCGCGCCTCGCCGAGCAACACCGACTTCGCCGCGGCGCTGGACCGCTACCTCACGGGCCGCGACGATCTGGAGTCGGGGATCATGGTCTACGACCGGGTCCAGGAGGACCTCTTCGTGTCCACGCTGCGCGCCGCCTACCAGCGGCGCCTGGGTGATCACTTCGATTTCCCGCACCAGGGGTTCTCCGGCGCCTCGGTCGTCGACGGCGGGGCCGACGTCTTCTTCCCCATCAGGCAGACCATCTGCACGGCCCGGCCCGACATGGTCGCCTTCGCGGGGCGCGCGACGGACCTGCGGACGTTTCTGAACGTGCTGAGCGAGCGGGTCTGCAACGCAGACCCCGTATCGGTCCTGTTCGCCGAGACCGGCCGCTACCCCTGGAGCGACGAGGACCTGGCGATGCTGCAGGAGGGCAACATCACCATCCTCAACGCCACCTCCGCCGATCCCCGGTGGGCCGAGCCGGGCGACCAGGGCGAGCCGGCGGGCTACGCCGACTTCCACGAGCGCTATCGCGGCCTGGTCAGCCGGGATCCGCAGAAGCTGGAGAACGGCTACGCCGTCGCGTTCCACGACGCCATGGCGGTCACGGTCCGGGCCGTGCGCATCGCCGACCCCTTCGGGGACGGTCCGCCGACCCTGCGCGAAGTCCGCGACCACCTGCTGCTGCTGAACGAGCGGCACACGGTCCGGGCGGCCACCGGGACCCTGAGCTTCAGCTCCGAGCGGGACGGCAACCCCGGCGGCAAACACGTCCCGGTGGTGCCCGTCCCGTTCTCGGAGGAGGCCGCCGACGACGCCCCCTACGTCACCGCCGACCCGTCGTAGGACCGCCCGGCGGCGGGGCGGCTTCGGCACGGTCTGAGCGCCTGTCGGGCGGGTCCGCCGGAAACGATCTCGGGGGTTGCACCGTTCTCCGGCGCCGCGCCGGTAACAACCCCGCGCTCGGCGGGACCGGGGCCGGGCCGCATCCCGGCGCCGCCCGCGCCGCCGGTCCGTGTGCTGGCACAATGTTGCGGTGACCCAATCCGATTCCTCCGGCGATGCGCGCCTGCTCACGCCCGGCGACGTGCGGCGGCTCGCCGAACGCACGGGGCTGCGGCCGACCAAGACGCTCGGGCAGAACTTCGTCGTCGACGGCGGGACCGTGCGGCGCATCGTGCGCACGGCCGAGGTCGGTGGCGACGACGCGGTGCTGGAGGTCGGCCCCGGGCTCGGGTCGCTGACCCTCGCGCTGCTGCCCCACGTCCGCGCCGTCACGGCCGTGGAAGTCGACCCGCGCCTGGCCGAGACGCTGCCGCAGACGGCGGCGGAGTTCTGCCCCGCCTACGCCCGCCGACTACGCGTGGTCACCGCCGACGCGGTGCGCGTCACCGCGATCCCGGGACCCGCCCCTACGGCGCTGGTCGCCAACCTGCCCTACAACGTCGCCGTCCCGGTACTGCTGCACCTGCTGGAACTGCTGCCGAGCTTGGAGCGCGTGCTCGTCATGGTCCAGGCCGAGGTCGCCGACCGGCTCGCCGCCGCTCCGGGCAGTCGGACCTACGGCGCGCCCTCGGCCAAGGCGGCCTGGTACGCCGAGGTGCGCAGGGCGGGGTCGGTCGGACGCGGCGTTTTCTGGCCGGTGCCCAACGTCGGGTCCGGGCTCGTCGCGCTGCGGCGCAGGAGCGCACCGCCCACCGGCGCCGACGGGGCGCGGCCCGACCGCCGCGCGGTGTTCGCGGTCGTCGACGCCGCCTTCGCGCAGCGGCGCAAGACCCTGCGTGCGGCGCTGGCCGGCTGGGCGGGCTCGGCGGCGGCGGCCGAACGAGTGCTGCGGGCCGCCGGAATCGACCCGGGCGCCCGCGGGGAGTCGCTGGACATCGCGGCATTCGCCGGGATCGCCGCGCACGCCGACCGCGCCGCCGACCCCGGCGAAGCCGGGAACGGGAGCGGCTGAACCGCGGGAGCGCGGCCCTGCGGGCCTCAGCCCGCCCGGGTGACGTCGGCGACGTCGACCACGGCGGGCGAACCGCCGTCGCCGCTGCTCAGGTGCAGCGTTGCGGTGGCGACGTCGTTCTCGTCGGAGACGATGAACACCAGCCGGCCCTCGGCCCGCTCCCCGCTCGGCACGGGATGCCACAGGGGAGCGCGGGCCTCGGTGCCCAGCGGCTCCGACGCCGGCAGGACCTCCTGGCGCCCCTCCAGCCGCTGCCGCTCGTGGTCCAGCGAGACGCGCTCGGGGCCGGTGTTGTGCACCGACAGCGCGAAGACGCAGTAGGTGCCGCGGTGCACCGTGGAGCGGCCCTCGATCTCGGCGGAGCACTCGTACTCCTGCACCGTGAACACCATGCGGCCGTCGCCGGCGGTGTCGGGCGCCGCCGTCGCGTCGGCGGCGCCCTCGTCCTCGCCCTCGTCCTCGGCGTCGGGAGCGGCTTGCGCACCGCCGCCGTCGTCGTCCTCGGACCGGCCGTCGGAGTCCTCCGCCCCCGACGCCGACCCCGACCCGATCAGGTTCTGCATCCCCAGCAGCGTGAGCGTGGTGAACAGCAGTACGACCAGGACCACGGCGGCCACCGCGGTGACGGCCACCCAACGGCGCCGCCTGCCCGGCTGCACGGGTCGGTGCGGCGGCAGCGAGGCGGGCGGCACGTACGGCTGAGCGCGCGGGCGTGCGTTGGCCCCGGGGCCGTGCTCGTGGCCGGGAGGCGGCCCCGTCTGGTTCGGTGCGGCCGCGGGGAACTGGCCGGTCTGGTGCCCCTGTGGCCCTTGGTGCTGCTGCGGTCCCGGGCCCTGCGGTGCGCCCGGCCCGCCCGGCCCCGGCCCCTGCGGGGGGCCCGGGCCGGGCTGCGGGGGAGCGGGCGCCTGCGCCGCCTGGGGACCCTGGGGCCCTATGCCCGCCGGGCGCTGCACGGGTTGGCTGTGGTGGTTGGGCTGCGCCGGCATCGGTGCCTGCTGGGGCGGTCCCGGGTAGGGCTGGCCGCCGCCGGGGGGCGGGCCGCCCGGCCCCGGCTGGGGCGGATGGGGCATGCCGGTGGCGGTCTGGTGCGGGTTGGGCGGCGGCCCCGGCGGGGGCATGGGCCCCGCGGGCGGCAGGTTGGGCCGCCACGAGTTGTGCAGCGCATGGCTGACCATCTCGTTGGCGTCGTCGCCGCCGCTGCCGCCCTCGTCGCCGCCGGCCAGCTCCAGCAGCAGGTCCTGGGCCTTGGGCCGGCGATCGGGCTCCTTGGCCAGAGTCTGCGCCACCAGGCGGTCCAGCGGACTGTCGAGCGCGCCGATCTGCGG contains:
- a CDS encoding serine/threonine-protein kinase, giving the protein MPSDGLPKNLEPLAAGDPATIGPYVLSGRLGSGGMGSVYLGRTPEKGAHVAIKVIRPELAFDEPTRARFRDEMENARRVASFCTAKVLDHGTFEGRPYMVTEYIAGTALAEHVSEHGALDSSTLHGFALGIAAALAAIHRTGLVHRDLKPANVLLSLSGPRVIDFGIARAMNTSTNHTQTGIVMGSPGWMAPEQLLEENVTTSADIFAWGCLVAFAGSGVHPFGNGDAMTLGKRVLFADPQIGALDSPLDRLVAQTLAKEPDRRPKAQDLLLELAGGDEGGSGGDDANEMVSHALHNSWRPNLPPAGPMPPPGPPPNPHQTATGMPHPPQPGPGGPPPGGGQPYPGPPQQAPMPAQPNHHSQPVQRPAGIGPQGPQAAQAPAPPQPGPGPPQGPGPGGPGAPQGPGPQQHQGPQGHQTGQFPAAAPNQTGPPPGHEHGPGANARPRAQPYVPPASLPPHRPVQPGRRRRWVAVTAVAAVVLVVLLFTTLTLLGMQNLIGSGSASGAEDSDGRSEDDDGGGAQAAPDAEDEGEDEGAADATAAPDTAGDGRMVFTVQEYECSAEIEGRSTVHRGTYCVFALSVHNTGPERVSLDHERQRLEGRQEVLPASEPLGTEARAPLWHPVPSGERAEGRLVFIVSDENDVATATLHLSSGDGGSPAVVDVADVTRAG
- the rsmA gene encoding 16S rRNA (adenine(1518)-N(6)/adenine(1519)-N(6))-dimethyltransferase RsmA produces the protein MTQSDSSGDARLLTPGDVRRLAERTGLRPTKTLGQNFVVDGGTVRRIVRTAEVGGDDAVLEVGPGLGSLTLALLPHVRAVTAVEVDPRLAETLPQTAAEFCPAYARRLRVVTADAVRVTAIPGPAPTALVANLPYNVAVPVLLHLLELLPSLERVLVMVQAEVADRLAAAPGSRTYGAPSAKAAWYAEVRRAGSVGRGVFWPVPNVGSGLVALRRRSAPPTGADGARPDRRAVFAVVDAAFAQRRKTLRAALAGWAGSAAAAERVLRAAGIDPGARGESLDIAAFAGIAAHADRAADPGEAGNGSG
- a CDS encoding ABC transporter substrate-binding protein, coding for MSQENSAESTGDDSGNEGAIPRPWPVRLWEQRRRILAWGAAATALVLVAGALWWGVPRLRCGGLGNGVSHVDGECVGVTDGSFVFAEEELGEVQRNIDAENRWAASRAEQTGVPLVKVALLAPLTPEPNGAITPGQVRSALEGAYVALRRANRSGFPRGDDPLIQLRLANEGSRQAQWRTTVSRIEEMTEDDVPLVAVLGQALSTTRTRRAAERLSDRGIPMVTGATTADGLDHAEIPGLIRAAPSNTDFAAALDGYVDGRDDLETAVMVFDRVSDDLFVNTLRTAYEEKLGDHIAFPDQPFSGRAIADEGTNVFYPITQNICSAEPDMVFFAGRATDMRLFIDALASSAGVCTEPLSVLFAEVGMYPWDDEALDTLHDRDITILNASGFDPRWAEGGGQDPPDGFAAFRDHFGDLVDRSPEALDNGYAATYHDAMAVTVNAIRITDPRNEDAPPPAPQDIRDRLLLLNEQHDVQGATGTLSFTQDRSGNPVGKHVPVVPVPFSEEAGDSATYVTGS
- a CDS encoding ABC transporter substrate-binding protein; protein product: MTPHATPHRAPPGSAGGAFPPPKPVSLFRFLMRILGLVAAGAALALVASSAWWAVPALRCGGPVGAIRSVDGQCVGVTDGSFEFSDDFAGIQDDIRAENERVARMVAEEGAAAVKVALLAPLTPVESGPISPGQVRSLLEGAYVGVYRANRTNEFGDKKPLIQLYLANEGSRQLQWRYPVSRIEDMTDDDIPLVAVMGQALSTTRTQQAAERLSDRGIAMVTATATGDGLDHGGVPGLLRASPSNTDFAAALDRYLTGRDDLESGIMVYDRVQEDLFVSTLRAAYQRRLGDHFDFPHQGFSGASVVDGGADVFFPIRQTICTARPDMVAFAGRATDLRTFLNVLSERVCNADPVSVLFAETGRYPWSDEDLAMLQEGNITILNATSADPRWAEPGDQGEPAGYADFHERYRGLVSRDPQKLENGYAVAFHDAMAVTVRAVRIADPFGDGPPTLREVRDHLLLLNERHTVRAATGTLSFSSERDGNPGGKHVPVVPVPFSEEAADDAPYVTADPS